In Amphiprion ocellaris isolate individual 3 ecotype Okinawa chromosome 3, ASM2253959v1, whole genome shotgun sequence, one genomic interval encodes:
- the LOC111582000 gene encoding kelch-like protein 25, translated as MSVTVHENRKSRTSTGSMNISLFHKPSHPDSVLTHLNTMRKQCMFTDVTLWAGDRSFPCHRAVLAACSRYFEAMFSGGLRESLDSDVNFRDSIHPEVLELLLDFAYSSRVIINEENAESLLEAGDMLQFHDIRDAAAEFLEKNLHSSNCLGMMLLSDAHQCKRLYELSWRMCLLHYETVRESEDFYSLSKDKLLELILSDELEIEDEQVVFNSVMRWVRYDLEGRRLYLPELLRGIRLALLPSECLLEAVACEELVMADKRSRSIVEEAIQCKKKILQNDGVVTSPCARPRKAGHTLLILGGQTFMCDKIYQVDHKAKEIIPKADLPSPRKEFSACAIGCKVYVTGGRGSENGVSKDVWIYDTVHEEWSKGAPMLIARFGHGSAELENSLYVVGGHTAIAGVFPASPSVSLKQVERYDPLSNKWTMMAPLRDGVSNAAVVSAKLKLFVFGGTTIHRDKASKVQCYDPVGNRWNIAAECPQPWRYTAAAVLGSQIFIMGGDTEFTAASAYRFDCETNLWTRVGDMTSKRMSCHAVASGNKLYVVGGYFGTQRCKTLDCYDPTSDSWNSITTVPYSLIPTAFVSTWKHLPA; from the exons ATGTCGGTGACTGTTCATGAGAATCGTAAATCCCGCACCAGCACAGGCTCCATGAACATCTCTCTCTTCCACAAGCCTTCACATCCTGACAGTGTTCTGACCCACCTCAACACCATGAGGAAACAGTGCATGTTCACTGATGTCACTCTGTGGGCCGGCGATCGCTCTTTTCCATGCCACAG GGCAGTTCTTGCAGCATGTAGTCGTTATTTTGAGGCAATGTTCAGCGGAGGACTACGAGAAAGCCTGGACAGTGACGTCAATTTCAGAGACAGTATACACCCTGAG GTCTTGGAGCTTCTGCTGGACTTTGCCTATTCTTCTCGAGTCATCATAAATGAGGAGAACGCTGAGTCATTGTTAGAGGCAGGCGACATGTTGCAGTTTCATGACATTCgggatgcagcagcagaatttttagaaaaaaacctGCATTCTTCCAACTGCCTGGGAATGATGCTGTTATCAGATGCTCATCAGTGTAAACGACTGTATGAGCTATCATGGCGGATGTGTCTGCTACACTACGAGACG GTAAGAGAATCGGAGGACTTCTATAGTCTATCTAAAGATAAATTGCTGGAGCTGATTCTTAGTGATGAACTGGAGATAGAAGATGAACAG GTTGTGTTTAACTCTGTGATGCGATGGGTTCGGTATGACTTGGAGGGTCGGCGTCTCTATTTACCAGAGCTATTGAGGGGCATCAGGTTGGCTCTGCTGCCGTCTGAATGTCTGCTTGAAGCTGTAGCCTGTGAAGAGCTGGTTATGGCTGACAAGAGGAGCAG GTCAATAGTAGAAGAGGCAATCCAGTGTAAGAAGAAAATCCTTCAAAATGATGGAGTAGTGACTAGTCCATGTGCCCGACCACGCAAAGCAGGGCACACACTACTTATACTGGGGGGCCAGACCTTCATGTGTGACAAAATATATCAG GTGGACCATAAAGCCAAGGAGATTATACCTAAAGCAGACCTTCCCAGCCCCAGAAAGGAATTCAGTGCATGTGCCATTGGCTGTAAAGTTTATGTGACGGGAGGAAGAGGATCAGAGAACGGAGTGTCGAAAGATGTCTGGATCTATGATACTGTCCATGAAGAGTGGTCCAAAGGAGCTCCCATGCTCATAGCCAG GTTTGGCCATGGTTCAGCTGAGTTGGAAAACAGTCTATATGTTGTTGGAGGACATACAGCAATAGCCGGAGTTTTCCCTGCTTCTCCATCTGTCTCCCTAAAACAG GTAGAGCGGTATGACCCTCTCAGCAATAAATGGACTATGATGGCCCCTCTAAGAGATGGCGTCAGTAATGCAGCCGTGGTCAGTGCCAAGCttaagctgtttgtttttggggGGACGACCATACACAGAGACAAGGCTTCCAAG GTCCAGTGTTATGACCCTGTGGGCAACCGATGGAACATTGCAGCTGAATGCCCCCAACCTTGGCGCTACACGGCAGCTGCTGTCTTAGGGAGCCAGATCTTTATTATGGGTGGCGACACTGAATTCACCGCTGCCTCTGCTTATCGCTTTGACTGTGAAACCAATCTTTGGACTCGTGTGGGTGACATGACGTCCAAACGGATGAGCTGCCATGCCGTGGCTTCAGGAAATAAGCTGTATGTGGTTGGTGGTTATTTTGGAACACAGCGGTGTAAAACGTTGGACTGTTATGACCCCACATCTGATAGTTGGAATTCCATCACCACTGTGCCTTATTCACTGATCCCCACTGCATTTGTCAGCACATGGAAACACCTGCCTGCCTAA